From a single ANME-2 cluster archaeon genomic region:
- a CDS encoding circadian clock protein KaiC has translation MKLCPSGIAYLDKILGGGLPKPSLILIAGSVGVGKTTLALQSLSAAASNGEKALYIPLTSQSPEKLMDYLHNHTFYNDNIIVRPVDRSTAEKDPLTILLDIGTIMASTNPDRVVINPLTTLGFGFPVSEIRRFFYSFDAMLQDWSAQTLVTGELSRPEVHNSILSHITDGVIYLDQRTIGNKTNRKMDIIKMRGGGETSDINRSYEFKIETEGIRIFPKLEPVISDRQLGNHQLSTGVRGLDSMMHGGIPAQSTVLVIGGPGTGKTLLGLQFIMTGLKQGEPGMIILFEERENQLIYEASRMGWDLKGFMDSGLLRIIYAYPRDISPDEHNLEIKSQVEDISVKRLLYDGVYNLESVIPDPVELREHIRLLSDFLKYKGITVMLTNEVSKKIAPGNIPSMSISSIADAIIMLNFTDGQNRFDRTMSVLKLRGSHHDLSVRNYIIRDHGIEIVRKGFDGI, from the coding sequence ATGAAACTCTGTCCCAGTGGCATTGCATACCTGGATAAAATATTAGGTGGTGGCCTGCCAAAACCATCATTGATCCTTATCGCAGGCAGCGTAGGTGTCGGGAAAACCACCCTGGCATTACAATCATTATCAGCGGCGGCTTCGAACGGTGAAAAAGCACTCTATATCCCCCTCACGTCCCAGTCACCGGAAAAACTGATGGACTATTTGCACAATCACACCTTTTATAATGATAATATCATTGTCCGTCCTGTCGACCGCTCCACTGCCGAGAAGGACCCACTGACCATACTTCTGGACATAGGTACCATAATGGCTTCTACCAATCCTGACCGGGTAGTGATAAACCCGCTGACTACACTGGGTTTCGGCTTCCCTGTCAGTGAGATACGCCGCTTTTTTTATTCCTTTGATGCAATGCTACAGGACTGGTCTGCCCAAACACTTGTAACAGGCGAATTGAGCAGGCCGGAAGTCCACAATTCGATCCTGTCCCATATTACAGACGGCGTGATATACCTAGACCAAAGAACGATCGGGAACAAGACTAACAGGAAGATGGATATAATCAAAATGCGGGGTGGGGGTGAAACATCTGATATTAACCGATCTTATGAGTTCAAGATCGAAACAGAAGGTATCCGTATCTTCCCAAAACTTGAACCTGTAATAAGCGACCGGCAATTAGGCAATCACCAACTGTCAACCGGAGTTAGGGGACTTGACAGCATGATGCATGGAGGGATACCTGCCCAATCCACAGTACTGGTCATAGGGGGACCAGGGACTGGTAAGACACTTCTTGGCCTGCAGTTCATAATGACAGGACTAAAACAGGGTGAACCTGGAATGATCATACTGTTCGAGGAACGCGAGAACCAGTTGATATATGAAGCATCCAGGATGGGATGGGACCTTAAGGGGTTCATGGATAGTGGCCTGCTTAGGATAATCTATGCATATCCCAGGGATATTTCACCGGACGAACACAACCTGGAGATTAAATCGCAAGTGGAGGACATTAGTGTAAAACGATTGCTATATGATGGGGTCTATAACCTTGAATCAGTCATACCAGATCCGGTAGAATTGAGGGAACATATCAGGTTGCTCAGTGATTTTTTAAAATACAAAGGCATCACCGTTATGCTGACCAACGAGGTATCAAAGAAAATTGCACCTGGCAACATACCTAGTATGAGTATATCATCCATAGCCGATGCCATTATCATGCTTAATTTTACAGACGGGCAGAACAGGTTTGACCGTACCATGTCAGTTCTTAAGCTAAGGGGTAGCCACCATGACCTGTCTGTAAGGAACTACATTATCCGGGATCATGGTATCGAGATAGTCCGGAAAGGATTTGATGGAATTTAA
- a CDS encoding Zn-ribbon domain-containing OB-fold protein, whose amino-acid sequence MTVSRFWRKIPHRYNLIGTHCTNCGEYYFPPRQMCPTCRRDGKIESYQFEGKGEVITYTVIHTAAKGYANQVPYNLAIIKLNEGPSLTGQVICEPGELEIGTRVRSVFRKLGEESEKGMIYYGTKFVVE is encoded by the coding sequence ATGACAGTTTCAAGGTTCTGGAGAAAGATCCCGCACAGGTATAATCTCATAGGCACCCACTGCACGAATTGTGGAGAATATTATTTCCCGCCCAGGCAGATGTGTCCCACCTGCCGCAGGGATGGGAAGATCGAGAGTTACCAGTTCGAAGGCAAAGGCGAGGTTATCACTTATACTGTGATCCATACGGCAGCTAAGGGCTATGCCAACCAGGTACCATATAATCTGGCAATCATTAAGTTAAACGAAGGTCCCAGCCTGACCGGCCAGGTAATATGCGAACCAGGAGAATTAGAGATCGGTACCAGGGTACGTTCAGTGTTCAGGAAACTGGGCGAGGAAAGTGAAAAGGGTATGATCTATTACGGTACCAAGTTCGTTGTCGAATAA
- a CDS encoding thiolase domain-containing protein, with the protein MRDVAIIGTGCTKFGELWDRSLRDIFVEAGVSAIVDAGIQGEEIDGLYMGNMSSGRFVEQEHVGSLIADYSGLASKLHVPATRVEAACASGGLALRQGILAVASGYADIIVAAGGEKMTDVDLDTATDALAAAADREWEGIMGATFPGLYAMIARLHMHKYGTTSEQMAAVSVKNHHNGTMNPIAQFRNEITLDTVLQSNMVADPLHMFDCSPISDGAAAVVLAPADVAKKYTDTPVYVKATTQASSPISLHDRADITTLDASMVAGQRAYKMAGLTPDDIDLVEVHDCFTIAEICAIEDLGFFKKGDGGRASEDGETAIDSSIPVNPSGGLKACGHPVGATGIKQAVVITEQLRGTAGKSQVDGAGIGMTHNVGGSGGTAVVHIFSRDR; encoded by the coding sequence ATGAGGGATGTTGCAATTATAGGTACTGGCTGTACAAAGTTCGGAGAGTTATGGGACCGTTCCCTGAGGGATATTTTCGTTGAGGCCGGAGTGTCCGCTATCGTAGATGCAGGTATCCAGGGGGAAGAGATCGACGGTCTGTATATGGGTAATATGAGCAGCGGCAGGTTTGTGGAGCAGGAACATGTGGGCAGCCTGATAGCCGATTATTCCGGGTTGGCCAGTAAACTGCATGTGCCCGCCACAAGAGTGGAAGCAGCATGTGCTTCCGGCGGCCTTGCACTGCGCCAGGGCATTCTGGCAGTGGCTTCCGGATATGCTGATATTATAGTGGCCGCAGGTGGCGAGAAAATGACAGATGTGGACCTGGACACAGCCACCGATGCACTGGCAGCTGCGGCCGACAGGGAATGGGAAGGCATCATGGGTGCCACGTTCCCTGGTCTGTATGCCATGATAGCCAGGCTTCATATGCATAAATACGGTACTACATCAGAGCAGATGGCCGCTGTTTCTGTGAAGAACCATCATAACGGTACCATGAACCCGATCGCCCAGTTCAGAAACGAGATCACCCTTGATACAGTACTGCAGTCCAACATGGTGGCCGATCCCCTGCACATGTTCGATTGTTCTCCAATATCTGACGGTGCGGCTGCTGTGGTGCTGGCCCCGGCAGATGTTGCAAAGAAATATACTGACACTCCAGTATACGTGAAGGCTACGACCCAGGCCAGCAGTCCTATCTCCCTCCACGACAGGGCGGATATAACCACACTCGACGCTTCAATGGTGGCAGGTCAGCGGGCATATAAAATGGCCGGACTTACTCCTGACGATATAGATCTGGTTGAAGTACACGACTGCTTTACTATTGCCGAGATATGCGCCATAGAAGACCTTGGATTTTTCAAAAAAGGTGATGGTGGCAGGGCATCGGAAGATGGTGAGACTGCTATTGACAGCAGCATACCTGTAAATCCATCCGGAGGTCTTAAGGCCTGCGGGCATCCGGTGGGAGCAACCGGTATCAAACAGGCAGTGGTGATCACAGAGCAGTTGAGGGGAACAGCAGGTAAAAGCCAGGTCGATGGTGCCGGAATCGGTATGACACATAACGTAGGCGGTTCGGGCGGTACTGCTGTAGTACATATTTTTTCGAGGGACAGGTGA
- a CDS encoding hydroxymethylglutaryl-CoA synthase gives MKVGIVSYGVYIPRYRIKLEDIAAVWGADAASIKKGLKVNEKSVPDLDEDAITIAVEAARSAVRRGNIDTSRVGAIYTGSESHPYAVKPTSTIVAAAIGAEPVLTAADYEFACKAGTAAIQTCMGLVVSGMIDIGLAIGSDVSQGAPGDALEYTAAAGGAAYVIGSSDLAAIIEDTYSFTTDTPDFWRREGMLYPEHGGRFTGDPGYFKHVTSAAKGLMEKIGSKPLDYDYAVFHQPNGKFPERAAGMLGFTNEQIKPGLVVPMLGNTYSGSCMIGLAAILDQAKEGDRIFMTAFGSGAGSDAFSITVTDKIEDIRNGAPKVHELLADPIYLDYANYAKHKGKIRV, from the coding sequence ATGAAAGTAGGCATTGTATCATACGGCGTATATATCCCCCGATACCGCATAAAACTGGAAGATATCGCTGCGGTCTGGGGAGCAGATGCCGCATCTATCAAGAAAGGGCTGAAGGTTAATGAAAAATCAGTACCCGACCTTGACGAGGACGCCATTACCATTGCTGTTGAAGCAGCACGCAGTGCTGTAAGAAGAGGCAATATTGACACTTCCAGGGTTGGTGCTATTTATACAGGGTCCGAAAGCCACCCATATGCCGTTAAACCCACAAGTACCATAGTGGCAGCGGCTATCGGGGCTGAACCCGTCCTTACAGCAGCCGATTATGAATTTGCCTGCAAGGCAGGTACAGCCGCTATCCAGACCTGCATGGGCCTGGTAGTTTCAGGCATGATAGATATTGGCCTTGCCATAGGTTCGGACGTGTCCCAGGGTGCGCCGGGTGATGCACTGGAATATACGGCTGCTGCCGGAGGTGCTGCCTATGTGATAGGCTCATCTGACCTGGCAGCAATTATCGAAGATACATACTCATTTACAACCGATACCCCTGATTTCTGGAGGCGTGAGGGAATGCTTTATCCTGAACATGGGGGCAGGTTTACCGGTGATCCGGGTTATTTCAAGCACGTGACATCGGCGGCAAAAGGACTGATGGAAAAGATCGGTTCAAAACCTTTGGATTATGATTATGCAGTATTCCACCAGCCCAATGGTAAGTTCCCTGAAAGGGCTGCCGGGATGCTTGGATTTACCAATGAGCAAATAAAGCCAGGACTGGTGGTTCCCATGTTAGGTAACACATATTCCGGTTCATGTATGATCGGGCTGGCCGCCATCCTGGACCAGGCAAAGGAAGGGGACAGGATATTTATGACAGCATTTGGTTCAGGTGCAGGCAGTGATGCTTTCAGCATCACGGTCACTGATAAGATAGAGGATATACGCAATGGTGCTCCAAAGGTGCATGAATTGCTTGCCGATCCGATATACCTGGATTATGCAAACTATGCCAAGCATAAGGGTAAGATAAGGGTGTGA
- a CDS encoding helix-turn-helix domain-containing protein: protein MQGDNTDSDIKNRLAEKMAGEITLSNKPGDVMKKWRLNFDVAQSDLSTFLDVSPSVISDYESGRRKSPGTVIVSKIVNALLDIDEQRGSKKIRAYENMISESYDKKIVFDIHEYTSPMPVTELADLIEAEIVHTQKTEYDKQLYGYTVVDSLKAILELPSYEFQRLYGWSTERAMIFTRVSTGRSPLVAIRVTSLKPGAIVLHGLKGKDVDPIARKIAEVENIHLLSTMMPVESMIEILQSR from the coding sequence ATGCAAGGGGATAATACCGATAGTGATATTAAGAATCGCCTTGCTGAAAAAATGGCTGGCGAGATAACACTCTCTAACAAGCCTGGAGATGTTATGAAAAAATGGAGGCTGAATTTTGATGTGGCCCAGTCAGACCTATCCACATTCCTGGATGTTTCACCTTCGGTCATCAGTGATTACGAGAGCGGCCGTAGGAAATCACCAGGTACTGTCATTGTAAGCAAGATCGTGAACGCACTGCTTGATATCGACGAACAGCGTGGTAGTAAGAAGATCCGTGCTTATGAGAACATGATATCTGAAAGTTATGATAAAAAAATCGTGTTCGACATCCATGAATATACTTCCCCTATGCCCGTGACCGAACTTGCAGACCTCATTGAAGCTGAAATAGTACACACGCAGAAAACAGAATACGATAAACAGCTATACGGTTATACAGTGGTAGACAGCCTCAAGGCAATCCTTGAATTGCCTTCCTATGAGTTCCAGAGACTTTACGGATGGAGCACAGAGAGGGCCATGATCTTCACCAGGGTATCCACGGGCAGGTCCCCGCTGGTTGCCATCAGGGTTACCAGCCTCAAGCCCGGTGCCATTGTGCTTCACGGGCTTAAAGGAAAGGACGTTGACCCCATTGCCAGGAAGATCGCCGAGGTTGAGAACATTCACTTATTGTCAACAATGATGCCTGTGGAATCGATGATCGAGATACTTCAATCACGTTAA
- a CDS encoding radical SAM protein, producing MSDAEIKAELIAVGTIDIDRSLLGDITVPTAGPGAGKTAFFFRWNAHRVRLAVDEGSKLKAVADNGDIVIFEGPKALVRGHIEAELIHCPQQAYITISEQCIFDCKYCPVPKLSGKIKSPGEIVRMVEEAYSTGNLKAISITSGVAGSAEEEVERAVEAVKALRKYNLPIGVSVYPTADSNRKLKEAGVVEVKYNVETMDREIFKRVCPGMDHDFIIGKLKEAVGLFGRNFVFSNFIIGLGESDETVEAGLEELALMDVVPILRAASMHPLRVGEIEIERPTSERLLKLTRILRRILDEHGLRADVSQTMCLPCTGCDLNPHLDL from the coding sequence ATGAGTGATGCAGAAATTAAAGCCGAGCTTATTGCCGTAGGTACTATTGATATCGACAGGTCATTACTTGGTGACATTACCGTACCAACGGCAGGACCCGGAGCAGGTAAAACAGCATTTTTCTTCAGGTGGAACGCTCACCGGGTCAGGCTGGCAGTAGATGAAGGGTCAAAGTTAAAAGCTGTGGCTGATAACGGCGATATCGTGATATTCGAGGGACCGAAAGCATTGGTCAGGGGGCATATTGAAGCGGAACTGATACACTGCCCGCAACAGGCATATATCACTATCAGTGAGCAGTGTATTTTTGACTGCAAGTACTGTCCCGTCCCAAAACTCTCAGGTAAGATCAAGAGCCCAGGCGAGATCGTTCGCATGGTGGAGGAGGCGTACAGCACGGGTAACTTAAAGGCGATTTCCATCACATCGGGCGTGGCAGGGTCTGCTGAAGAGGAAGTGGAAAGGGCAGTAGAGGCTGTGAAAGCACTCAGGAAATACAATCTACCCATCGGGGTGTCTGTCTACCCCACAGCCGATTCCAACCGGAAATTGAAGGAAGCGGGGGTAGTGGAAGTAAAGTACAATGTGGAGACAATGGACCGCGAAATATTCAAACGTGTATGCCCGGGTATGGACCACGATTTCATTATTGGGAAACTGAAAGAGGCAGTTGGATTGTTTGGCAGGAACTTCGTGTTTTCCAACTTTATTATCGGCCTGGGAGAATCCGACGAAACCGTGGAGGCAGGACTTGAGGAGCTGGCTTTAATGGATGTGGTGCCCATACTCAGGGCAGCAAGCATGCATCCGCTGCGAGTGGGTGAAATCGAGATTGAGCGGCCTACCAGCGAGAGACTCTTAAAACTTACACGGATACTGCGCCGGATACTGGATGAGCACGGGCTGCGGGCCGATGTGTCCCAGACCATGTGCCTGCCCTGTACCGGATGCGACCTGAACCCGCATCTGGACCTGTAA
- a CDS encoding phosphopantothenate/pantothenate synthetase yields the protein MNQIPENHPRYQSLVTRERIVSGVESGITSVKGLIAQGRGEAFDYLIGECTISSACAAERIAAAMLLLARTPVISVNGNAAALVPQELVELSILLDAPLEVNLFYRTEERVLKIIEHLKAHGARRVLGADPDAFIPGLSSERGRVCSEGSYSADVVFVPLEDGDRCEALVAMGKQVIAVDLNPLSRTARCATVPVVDNITRAVPNIINSVHELKEQPEIYLQEIVEGYNIKKWLDAAMEKIYNNLMELSRSK from the coding sequence ATGAACCAAATCCCTGAAAACCACCCCAGGTACCAGTCTCTTGTTACCAGGGAGCGTATAGTGAGTGGTGTGGAATCAGGTATCACCAGTGTTAAAGGGCTGATAGCCCAGGGTAGGGGAGAAGCCTTTGATTATCTTATCGGTGAGTGCACTATATCTTCTGCCTGTGCCGCCGAACGTATTGCGGCTGCCATGCTGCTGCTGGCCCGGACCCCGGTTATATCAGTGAACGGCAACGCTGCGGCCCTTGTCCCGCAAGAGCTTGTGGAATTATCAATATTACTGGATGCACCCCTGGAAGTGAACCTGTTCTACAGGACCGAAGAGAGGGTGCTTAAGATCATTGAACACCTAAAAGCTCACGGTGCCCGGCGTGTGTTGGGTGCCGACCCTGATGCTTTCATTCCCGGCCTGTCATCAGAGAGGGGGCGGGTATGCAGTGAGGGTAGCTATTCGGCAGACGTGGTGTTCGTGCCTCTTGAAGACGGGGACAGGTGCGAAGCCCTGGTGGCCATGGGTAAGCAGGTCATTGCTGTTGACCTGAACCCCCTGTCCAGGACAGCCCGGTGTGCAACAGTTCCGGTTGTTGACAATATTACCAGGGCGGTGCCCAACATCATAAATTCAGTGCATGAATTGAAAGAGCAGCCTGAAATATATCTACAGGAGATCGTTGAAGGTTATAATATCAAGAAATGGCTGGATGCTGCCATGGAGAAAATTTACAATAATCTTATGGAACTTAGTCGGTCTAAATAA